A DNA window from Enoplosus armatus isolate fEnoArm2 chromosome 9, fEnoArm2.hap1, whole genome shotgun sequence contains the following coding sequences:
- the znf576.2 gene encoding zinc finger protein 576.2 yields the protein MDSEILNIEEIVMGRGLPDPPPEASPEKPAEPYKPITLNGPPAPSVQSYQHENLQCFQCFITFCSAKAKERHMKKSHREEYKQQLQQGNTLFTCYVCDRTFLSSEELTQHQPTHSKDDKPFKCVHCKESFKTFSELTAHRRQVCPEKQLVCKDCNETFRSAGLLRTHRLTQHPRPDVETAEQPEDPTKTHRCKKCGQGFETESELVAHQEKYPEGQQCNGSASSVKKRGRPSKTDEPAVAEKKGKRKKKDEAEAPEEAVKASSTSESAVPPAEEKGKAGGAKRGRPSKAAAKSETEDKKVPEDDGEAPAKEKKASKADPALPRQHPCPECDLAFPGLIQLRAHKKEKHTPRKAHPCDECEESFARPEQLDAHMSRAHAVGRFACPTCGKSFGRERTLKAHEKSHPEEKPENPSAKR from the exons ATGGACTCGGAGATTTTGAATATAGAGGAGATAGTGATGGGACGGGGATTGCCAGATCCACCTCCAGAAGCTTCCCCTGAAAAGCCAGCAGAACCATACAAACCCATCACTTTAAATGGACCTCCTGCACCCTCTGTTCAATCAT ACCAGCATGAAAAtctgcagtgtttccagtgCTTCATCACGTTCTGCAGTGCCAAAGCCAAGGAAAGGCATATGAAGAAGAGCCACCGGGAAGAGTATAAGCAACAGCTTCAGCAA GGAAACACATTGTTCACGTGCTATGTGTGTGACCGCACATTTCTGTCATCTGAGGAACTGACACAGCACCAGCCAACACACAGCAAGGACGACAAGCCCTTCAAATGTGTTCACTGCAAGGAGAGCTTTAAAACGTTCTCTGAA CTCACAGCCCATAGAAGACAGGTGTGTCCAGAGAAGCAGTTGGTATGTAAAGATTGCAATGAAACCTTCCGGAGTGCTGGACTGCTGCGTACTCATCGCCTGACCCAGCATCCCCGCCCAGACGTAGAGACGGCAGAACAGCCGGAGGACCCTACGAAAACCCACCGCTGTAAGAAGTGTGGTCAGGGCTTTGAAACAGAATCAGAGCTGGTAGCACACCAGGAGAAGTACCCTGAAGGTCAGCAATGCAACGGCAGTGCTTCATCCGTAAAGAAGCGCGGACGGCCTTCCAAAACCGATGAACCGGCGGTTGCTGAGAAAAAGGGAAAGCGGAAAAAGAAGGATGAGGCAGAAGCGCCTGAGGAGGCGGTGAAGGCCAGCAGCACATCGGAGTCAGCAGTACCTCcagcagaggaaaaagggaaagcaGGTGGAGCAAAGCGTGGCCGTCCTTCTAAAGCAGCAGCAAAGTCAGAAACGGAAGATAAGAAGGTTCCTGAGGATGACGGTGAAGCTCCGGCAAAGGAGAAGAAGGCATCTAAAGCAGATCCTGCTCTGCCCCGTCAGCACCCCTGTCCTGAATGTGACCTCGCCTTCCCCGGCTTGATTCAGCTCCGCGCTCACAAGAAGGAGAAACACACCCCACGGAAAGCCCATCCCTGCGATGAATGTGAAGAGAGCTTTGCCCGTCCTGAGCAGCTGGACGCCCACATGTCACGCGCTCACGCCGTGGGTCGCTTTGCGTGTCCAACCTGCGGGAAGAGCTTTGGCCGTGAGCGCACCTTAAAAGCTCACGAGAAAAGCCACCCGGAGGAAAAGCCTGAAAACCCAAGTGCTAAGAGATAA
- the LOC139289990 gene encoding zinc finger protein ZFP2, which yields MSIEYTIDIQLTELGFPDILQPRETSVRETPRRLTSSDDSPSHSTTALSTTHKQKLLVRGQQSVDGREAGAAKQTSNIEQTAVVSASPLSEALPCTPLNPARSPQNEQAVKGTALLELSEPAVNDPTAGPETAGLPQLIPEQGDSRGADVHGRDAAQEVQQVVEDDSDDSEVSEVYEEEEVDEDDEDEEGLINESSHSGDWRCSVCDLQLPSKFQLQDHMNLHTGARPYCCAECGKRFCQIYNYRVHLRTHAQTKMDHLTCRVCLKGFMSQEDLKDHLSRTHFENEFYECDLCKRVFASLKACEYHVQLHKCRPNVKCESCDRSFSSPKYLMRHRRRTCHRNFKCIDCTKTFTKKNALLKHSFSHLGMLPYTCIRCHCHFRLAKLYRQHKCEPERIHCVACLREFLSQEDFQQHIKDTGCWGNQEPKGDEIRCLECGQRFDTSEELKKHAGAHQRVLKCADCGKGFRSALLLMSHMGGHAGKSPCLCQSCGLGFPHQQNYDSHLKTCGQTPHPAGAPKKRQASKSSSSETKKLKPDSTNTDTKRAAVSNNPTAPVKDSRSPGLVTGGVSAGSGSPDGLWKLTLDKQPPPGVKLVLFLPVCPTQTNGLTLPSAASPTLPGPAMQVQPEVALDLVTKTGIKQDAECEAPLDLSNKFGSSKPALSDIPPLPIKSEPEEFDISGEAGSTERREFKNGDSKAIITTNGGETDTEARQFKMDPMDLSSCNVNMTSSGLIIDIKEEPHPPGPDSNF from the exons ATGTCCATTGAATACACCATCGACATCCAGCTAACAGAATTGGGATTTCCGGACATTCTGCAGCCGCGGGAGACGTCGGTTAGAGAAACACCCCGCCGTCTTACGTCATCTGATGACTCGCCCAGCCACTCAACCACTGCACTttcaaccacacacaaacaaaagctaCTGGTCAGAGGCCAGCAGTCAGTCGATGGTAGAGAAGCTGGTGCAGCAAAACAGACGTCAAACATTGAACAAACCGCAGTGGTTTCTGCATCACCTCTGTCAGAGGCATTACCTTGTACACCCCTAAATCCTGCACGAAGTCCACAAAATGAACAAGCAGTCAAAGGCACAGCACTTCTTGAACTGTCAGAGCCCGCAGTGAATGATCCGACTGCTGGACCAGAAACAGCAGGCCTCCCACAGCTGATACCTGAACAGGGTGACAGTAGAGGGGCAGATGTTCACGGCAGAGACGCTGCTCAAGAGGTGCAGCAGGTTGTGGAGGATGACTCAGATGACAGTGAGGTTTCAGAGGTgtatgaggaagaggaggttgatgaggatgatgaggatgaggaaggaCTAATCAATG AGTCGAGTCATTCAGGTGACTGGCGATGCAGTGTCTGTGATCTCCAGCTGCCCTCCAAGTTCCAGCTCCAGGACCACATGAACCTGCACACTGGAGCCCGCCCGTACTGCTGTGCTGAATGTGGAAAGCGCTTCTGCCAGATATACAACTACCGCGTCCACCTGCGCACGCATGCCCAGACCAAAATGGATCATCTCACGTGTCGTGTCTGTCTGAAGGGCTTTATGTCACAGGAAGATCTGAAAGACCACTTGTCAAGAACTCACTTTGAGAATGAGTTTTACGAGTGTGACCTGTGCAAACGTGTGTTTGCTTCCCTGAAGGCGTGTGAATATCATGTACAGTTACACAAATGTAGGCCTAATGTTAAGTGCGAATCATGTGACCGCAGTTTCTCCTCTCCGAAATACCTCATGCGCCACCGGAGGAGGACATGCCATCGCAATTTTAAATGCATAGACTGCACAAAGACCTTTACTAAGAAGAATGCTCTCCTGAAACACAGCTTCTCCCATCTTGGTATGTTGCCTTACACTTGTATACGATGCCACTGCCACTTCCGCCTGGCAAAGCTTTACCGccaacacaaatgtgaacccGAACGCATTCACTGCGTGGCGTGTCTGAGGGAGTTCCTCAGTCAGGAGGACTTCCAGCAGCACATAAAGGACACGGGCTGCTGGGGCAATCAGGAGCCTAAAGGGGATGAGATCAGATGTTTGGAGTGTGGACAGAGATTTGACACTTCGGAAGAGCTGAAGAAACATGCCGGGGCTCACCAGAGGGTGCTGAAATGTGCCGATTGTGGGAAGGGGTTCCGGTCAGCCTTGCTGTTAATGTCCCACATGGGCGGTCATGCCGGCAAGTCACCCTGCCTTTGTCAGAGCTGTGGACTGGGCTTTCCCCACCAGCAGAACTATGACAGCCACCTTAAGACCTGTGGGCAAACACCCCATCCTGCG GGTGCACCCAAAAAACGCCAGGCCTCGAAGAGCTCTTCATCCGagacaaaaaaactcaaaccagactcaacaaacacagacaccaagCGTGCTGCTGTTTCAAACAACCCGACTGCACCAGTGAAGGATTCTCGTAGTCCAGGACTTGTGACGGGGGGTGTGTCTGCTGGCTCTGGTTCACCAGATGGCTTATGGAAGCTGACCCTCGACAAACAGCCTCCTCCAGGTGTTAAGCTGgtcttgtttcttcctgtctgtccaaCTCAAACCAATGGCCTGACACTCCCATCTGCAGCCTCTCCGACACTACCAGGTCCAGCTATGCAGGTCCAGCCTGAAGTGGCCCTGGATTTGGTGACTAAAACAGGGATTAAACAGGATGCAGAATGTGAAGCACCTCTAGATTTGTCTAACAAGTTTGGCTCATCTAAGCCTGCTCTGAGTGacattcctcctcttcctatTAAAAGTGAGCCAGAAGAATTTGACATCTCAGGAGAGGCTGGTAGCACTGAAAGACGAGAATTTAAAAATGGCGATAGCAAAGCGATTATTACAACAAATGGAGGAGAGACGGACACTGAAGCGAGGCAGTTTAAAATGGATCCCATGGATCTCTCCTCTTGCAATGTTAATATGACATCCTCTGGACTAATAATCGACATTAAGGAAGAGCCTCATCCTCCTGGTCCTGATTCTAATTTCTAG
- the LOC139290189 gene encoding zinc finger protein 497, which produces MDKDKSSDIHGQCSWMEMHQFIGDLITSGNTSKDPPDVLNAAWGVAAAAAAAAGGGEALGFKGASLGPLQQRRPAQDKSEAEPGRQLQRKGEARDRREDVHFACTCPGCPYSTSPPSFETLKPRQSLSSPPRSDAVCHHLPDTEPSSTTTSELETRPSSRPQREEADGGTRNSDTPPSRASSGSLSHLSMFPCLCCHRSLQTCTQILSHQEGGTDSPFSHTHAHHHFHHHHCPISSCLHCPQLASSHAPQISGPFPCLSCQRSCPTCTQVCHHQHRQTHTQEDRGSRVVATMLSLHPCMHCSASFSRPSQLLQHQRSEHAHKPSGFLCTECGRAFNSHSNLRIHLNVHTGARPYSCSDCGKSFSQSGALKIHRRIHTGERPYSCGFCGRGFPHLAGVRAHQRTHTGEKPYRCSQCDKCFTQSGALKIHTRIHTGERPFICSLCGKGFSNRSGIRFHYRTVHGLAPEHAGETGAGGASRGPAGRGYPPGRPRTFPPAGVGPNTPNSPDNNSRTAANSRDSPAHLLGGNESKSQSEGANPSSYRQGLLYACEDCGLRFKDAPSRNRHQTQMHYSSEGREEEEAQRSTKSTNDRVCDNSGE; this is translated from the exons ATGGACAAAGACAAGAGTAGCGACATT CATGGTCAGTGCTCCTGGATGGAGATGCATCAGTTCATCGGTGACCTTATCACATCTGGAAACACCTCGAAGGATCCGCCAGATGTGCTAAACGCAGCATGGGgcgtggctgctgctgctgctgctgctgctggtggcggCGAGGCTCTGGGGTTCAAAGGTGCTTCACTTGGACCCCTACAACAACGTCGACCTGCCCAGGACAAGTCAGAGGCAGAGCCAGGCCGACAGCTccagaggaagggagaggccagagacaggagagaag ATGTGCATTTTGCCTGCACCTGCCCCGGCTGCCCTTACTCCACTTCTCCACCTTCCTTTGAGACTTTGAAACCCAGACAATCTTTGTCCTCGCCGCCACGCTCAGATGCAGTATGCCACCACTTACCGGACACTGAACCAAGCAGCACCACCACATCTGAACTAGAGACCAGGCCGTCCAGCCggccacagagggaggaggcagacGGAGGGACCCGGAACTCGGACACTCCCCCTTCCAGAGCGTCCTCAGGCTCCTTGTCGCACCTCTCCATGTTTCCCTGCTTGTGCTGCCACCGCAGCCTTCAAACCTGCACGCAGATACTGAGCCACCAAGAAGGCGGCACAGACTCCCCATTCTCTCACACCCATGcccatcatcattttcatcaccACCATTGTCCTATTAGCTCTTGCTTACACTGCCCGCAGCTTGCCAGCTCTCACGCTCCGCAGATCTCTGGCCCTTTTCCCTGCTTGTCTTGCCAGCGCTCCTGTCCTACCTGTACTCAGGTGTGCCACCaccagcacagacaaacacacactcaagagGATAGAGGTAGTAGGGTGGTTGCGACCATGTTGTCGCTACATCCCTGTATGCACTGCTCTGCCTCCTTTTCCAGACCATCCCAGTTGCTGCAGCACCAGCGCTCTGAGCACGCCCACAAACCATCCGGCTTCCTCTGCACAGAGTGCGGCAGGGCCTTCAACTCGCACAGCAACCTCCGCATCCACCTGAATGTGCACACTGGTGCCCGGCCGTACTCCTGCTCCGACTGCGGGAAGAGTTTCAGCCAGTCGGGGGCTCTGAAGATCCACAGGCGCATTCACACAGGTGAAAGGCCATATTCTTGTGGATTTTGCGGCAGGGGGTTTCCCCATCTGGCAGGGGTCCGGGCCCATCAGAGGAcccacacaggagagaagccCTACCGCTGCAGCCAGTGTGACAAATGTTTCACCCAGTCTGGAGCTCTCAAGATCCATACCCGCatccacacaggagagaggCCCTTCATCTGCAGCCTCTGTGGGAAGGGCTTCTCCAACCGCTCCGGGATCCGCTTCCACTACCGCACAGTCCACGGTCTGGCCCCCGAACATGCCGGAGAAACTGGAGCTGGGGGTGCATCTCGGGGACCAGCAGGCCGTGGTTATCCGCCCGGGCGTCCCAGGACTTTTCCTCCAGCCGGCGTAGGGCCAAACACACCCAACAGCCCGGATAACAACTCACGTACAGCTGCAAACTCCAGAGATTCTCCTGCTCATCTGCTTGGAGGTAATGAGAGCAAATCTCAGTCAGAGGGAGCAAATCCAAGCAGTTACAGACAGGGGCTTCTGTATGCGTGTGAAGACTGTGGCCTGCGATTTAAGGATGCCCCGTCCAGGAACAGACACCAGACTCAGATGCACTACTCctctgaggggagagaggaggaggaggcgcagAGGAGCACAAAGAGCACAAACGACAGGGTCTGTGATAACAGTGGAGAGTGA